In Amycolatopsis sulphurea, one genomic interval encodes:
- a CDS encoding thiamine pyrophosphate-requiring protein: protein MTETVGDHLLARLRDWGVEQVFSYPGDGINGLVASFGKAGNKPRFVQARHEEMAAFSAVGYAKFSGRVGVCMATSGPGAIHLLNGLYDAKLDHVPVVAIVGQTARTAMGGSYQQEIELQALYRDVANEYCIEVNVAEQLPNALDRAFRVARSSRTPTALIIPADLQEEPYEPPQHVFKQMPSSPPGAFWPNPVPPEAGLAEAAEVLNAGEKVAILAGQGARGAAEQVRQVADVTGAGVAKALLGKDVLSDELPYVTGAIGLLGTRPSYEMMRDCDTLLIVGSNFPYSQFLPEFGQARAVQIDLDGRFIGMRYPTEVNLIGDAAATLRALLPQLRRNENRSWREKIEKNVAEWWDTVDRQANVDATPVNPMRIVHELSRRIPDNAIVTADSGSSTNWYARNLRIRGDIRASLSGTLATMGPGVPYAIGAKFAHPDRPAVALVGDGAMQMNGMAELITIARYHGLWPDPRLIVCVFHNNDLNQVTWELRAMGGAPKFEESQSLPDVDYAGFARSLGLAGVSVDEPGDLGRAWDAAFAATGPTVLDVRCDAEVPPIPPHATFEQMKSVTEAVLKGDPEAFHLVTQGAKTKMQEFLPGRAR from the coding sequence CGCGTTCTCCGCCGTCGGATACGCGAAGTTCAGCGGCCGCGTCGGCGTCTGCATGGCTACTTCCGGGCCCGGTGCCATCCACCTGCTCAACGGCCTCTACGACGCGAAACTCGACCACGTCCCGGTCGTCGCGATCGTCGGGCAGACCGCGCGCACTGCGATGGGCGGCAGCTACCAGCAGGAGATCGAACTCCAAGCGCTGTACCGGGATGTGGCCAACGAGTACTGCATCGAGGTCAACGTCGCCGAACAACTGCCCAACGCGCTCGACCGCGCGTTCCGGGTGGCACGCTCCTCCCGTACGCCGACCGCGCTGATCATCCCGGCGGACCTGCAGGAAGAGCCTTACGAACCACCGCAGCACGTGTTCAAGCAGATGCCGTCGAGCCCGCCCGGCGCCTTCTGGCCGAACCCGGTGCCACCCGAAGCCGGCCTCGCCGAGGCGGCCGAGGTGCTCAATGCCGGTGAAAAAGTCGCGATCCTGGCCGGGCAGGGCGCGCGCGGCGCCGCCGAACAGGTGCGCCAGGTCGCCGACGTCACCGGAGCCGGCGTGGCGAAAGCGTTGCTGGGCAAGGACGTTCTCTCCGACGAACTGCCGTACGTGACCGGCGCGATCGGGCTGCTGGGCACCCGGCCCAGCTACGAGATGATGCGGGACTGCGACACCCTGCTGATCGTCGGTTCCAACTTCCCCTACAGCCAGTTCCTGCCGGAGTTCGGGCAGGCCCGCGCGGTCCAGATCGATCTCGACGGCCGGTTCATCGGCATGCGCTATCCCACCGAGGTCAACCTCATCGGCGACGCCGCCGCGACCCTGCGTGCCCTGCTGCCCCAGCTGCGACGGAACGAAAACCGTTCGTGGCGTGAAAAGATCGAGAAGAACGTCGCCGAATGGTGGGACACAGTGGACCGGCAGGCGAACGTCGACGCGACGCCGGTCAACCCGATGCGGATCGTGCACGAGCTGTCCCGGCGCATTCCGGACAACGCGATCGTCACCGCCGATTCCGGCTCCTCGACCAACTGGTACGCCCGTAATCTCCGCATCCGCGGCGACATCCGGGCCTCCCTGTCGGGCACGCTCGCCACGATGGGTCCGGGCGTGCCGTATGCGATCGGCGCCAAGTTCGCGCACCCGGACCGGCCGGCCGTCGCCCTCGTCGGCGACGGCGCGATGCAGATGAACGGGATGGCCGAGCTGATCACCATCGCCCGCTACCACGGCCTGTGGCCGGACCCGCGCCTGATCGTCTGCGTGTTCCACAACAACGACCTCAACCAGGTCACCTGGGAGCTGCGGGCGATGGGCGGCGCGCCGAAATTCGAAGAGTCCCAATCGCTGCCGGACGTCGACTACGCCGGTTTCGCCCGCAGTCTCGGACTGGCCGGGGTCTCCGTCGACGAGCCGGGCGACCTCGGCCGGGCCTGGGACGCCGCGTTCGCCGCCACCGGCCCGACCGTGCTGGACGTACGCTGCGACGCCGAGGTCCCGCCCATCCCGCCGCACGCGACCTTCGAGCAGATGAAATCCGTGACCGAGGCGGTGCTCAAGGGCGACCCGGAGGCCTTCCACCTGGTGACGCAGGGCGCCAAGACGAAGATGCAGGAGTTCCTTCCCGGACGCGCCCGATGA